The proteins below are encoded in one region of Pseudomonas entomophila L48:
- a CDS encoding LysR family transcriptional regulator, with product MNVKQLRAFVTVAKYQSFAQAGEHLHVSQPALSLTIKALEDNLGGALLTRTTRSVSLTPEGEVLLPLARRLLADWDDTEELLRQRFTLQLGRVSVAAMPAFAGNLLPQSLKVFRQRYPKVNVTVHDVINEQVLELVRHRRVELGIGFEPERSEALRFHPLYMDRFVAVVPADSPLARQPQVRWQELLAQDFIALQRPSAVRLLLEQHLAANHGKLAVAFESHQLSTVGRMVASGLGVSAVPALCIGQMQELGARCVALVEPTVERRIGVIALSDHKLSKAAEALLDVLLTHTLPQEVTCVT from the coding sequence ATGAACGTCAAGCAGCTGCGTGCTTTCGTCACCGTGGCCAAGTACCAGAGCTTCGCCCAGGCCGGCGAACACCTGCACGTCTCGCAACCGGCCCTGAGCCTGACCATCAAGGCACTGGAGGACAACCTCGGCGGCGCCCTGCTCACCCGCACCACCCGCAGCGTCAGCCTGACCCCCGAGGGCGAGGTGCTGCTGCCCCTGGCCCGGCGCCTGCTGGCCGACTGGGACGACACCGAAGAACTGCTGCGCCAGCGCTTCACCCTGCAACTGGGCCGGGTATCGGTGGCGGCCATGCCGGCCTTCGCCGGCAACCTGCTGCCGCAGTCGCTCAAGGTGTTTCGTCAGCGCTACCCCAAGGTCAACGTCACCGTGCACGACGTGATCAACGAGCAGGTGCTGGAGCTGGTGCGCCACCGCCGCGTCGAACTGGGCATTGGTTTCGAGCCCGAGCGCAGCGAGGCGCTGCGCTTTCATCCGCTGTACATGGACCGTTTCGTGGCCGTGGTGCCCGCCGACTCGCCCCTCGCCCGCCAGCCCCAGGTGCGCTGGCAGGAGCTGCTGGCCCAGGATTTCATCGCCCTGCAGCGGCCTTCGGCGGTGCGCCTGTTGCTGGAGCAGCACCTGGCCGCCAACCATGGCAAGCTGGCGGTGGCCTTCGAAAGCCACCAGCTGTCGACGGTCGGCCGCATGGTCGCCAGCGGCCTGGGCGTGAGTGCCGTGCCGGCGCTGTGCATCGGCCAGATGCAGGAGCTCGGCGCGCGCTGCGTGGCCCTGGTGGAGCCCACCGTCGAACGGCGCATCGGCGTGATCGCCCTGAGCGACCACAAGCTGTCGAAAGCCGCCGAGGCGCTGCTCGATGTACTGCTGACCCATACCCTTCCACAGGAGGTGACATGCGTTACGTGA
- a CDS encoding lytic transglycosylase domain-containing protein — protein sequence MRGLILGLTGLLALGAQADVYVSSDGKGGYVLSNVHRPGRHYERVISETGTGPVDAQLVTGRPYADLVAAAALANDVPQALLHALIKAESGYNPKARSAKGAGGLMQLMPDTARELGVKDVLDPQSNLQGGARYLKRMLTLFDNDITLAVAAYNAGPEAVLSRGKVVPPFAETRRYVPTVLRDYRLLRGLAEDAPL from the coding sequence ATGCGTGGACTGATTCTGGGATTGACCGGGTTGCTGGCGTTGGGTGCCCAGGCCGATGTGTATGTCTCCAGCGACGGCAAGGGTGGTTACGTGCTGTCCAACGTGCATCGGCCGGGGCGGCACTATGAGCGGGTGATCAGCGAAACGGGCACGGGGCCGGTCGATGCGCAACTGGTGACCGGGCGCCCCTATGCCGACCTGGTGGCCGCCGCCGCGCTGGCCAACGATGTGCCGCAGGCCTTGCTGCATGCGCTGATCAAGGCCGAGTCGGGCTACAACCCCAAGGCGCGCTCGGCCAAGGGCGCGGGCGGGTTGATGCAACTGATGCCGGACACCGCCAGGGAACTGGGGGTGAAGGATGTGCTGGACCCGCAGTCCAACCTGCAGGGTGGGGCACGTTACCTGAAGCGCATGCTGACCCTGTTCGACAACGACATCACCCTGGCGGTGGCGGCCTACAACGCAGGGCCCGAAGCGGTGCTCAGCCGTGGCAAGGTGGTGCCCCCGTTTGCCGAGACCCGCCGTTATGTGCCGACGGTGCTGCGCGATTACCGACTATTGCGAGGGCTGGCAGAAGACGCGCCCTTGTAG
- a CDS encoding SPASM domain-containing protein, with translation MCRCSPVKGNILPLPMFKEMAAALFPTAEFVDLRGWGESTIVPGFLDYLDVALGYPVKLKLITNAVVRKPQLWQRLGHEGITVGVSFDAATAPLFRELRGGADLRQVLGNLCLLTEAQREAGHDPAEKLYLCVTVSGRNLDELETIISLGMELGVRRFKFEPLWAPDEDPNRLEFHTEKVATVMARLGQLQRQHHLQLELSAALSAASIQHHAVNKVCIHPWQYLYINSRGRLGFCDHLNGRDEFTFGDWQQGGFAAFWNGPEMRQLRAEHHQRLGGPAIKQCADCNWCYERRYMDLEDWLEPEWANYRVTL, from the coding sequence ATGTGTCGCTGCAGCCCGGTCAAAGGCAATATCCTGCCGCTGCCGATGTTCAAGGAAATGGCGGCCGCGCTGTTTCCCACCGCCGAGTTCGTCGACCTGCGTGGTTGGGGCGAAAGCACCATCGTGCCCGGCTTTCTCGACTACCTGGACGTGGCCCTGGGCTATCCGGTCAAGCTCAAGCTGATTACCAACGCGGTGGTGCGTAAACCGCAGCTGTGGCAGCGCCTGGGGCACGAGGGCATCACCGTTGGCGTCTCGTTCGACGCCGCCACGGCGCCGCTGTTTCGTGAACTGCGTGGTGGCGCTGACCTTCGGCAGGTGCTGGGCAACCTGTGCCTGCTCACCGAGGCGCAGCGCGAGGCCGGGCATGACCCGGCGGAAAAACTTTACCTGTGCGTGACCGTCAGCGGGCGCAACCTTGACGAACTCGAAACCATCATCTCCCTGGGTATGGAGCTGGGCGTGCGCCGGTTCAAGTTCGAACCGCTGTGGGCGCCCGACGAAGATCCCAACCGCCTGGAGTTCCACACTGAGAAGGTCGCCACGGTGATGGCCCGGCTCGGTCAATTGCAACGCCAGCACCACCTGCAACTCGAACTGTCGGCGGCGCTGTCCGCAGCCAGCATCCAGCACCACGCCGTGAACAAGGTCTGCATCCACCCCTGGCAATACCTCTACATCAACAGCCGTGGGCGTCTGGGTTTCTGCGACCACCTCAACGGCCGCGACGAGTTCACCTTCGGCGACTGGCAGCAGGGTGGTTTCGCGGCCTTCTGGAACGGCCCAGAGATGCGCCAGTTGCGCGCCGAGCATCACCAGCGCCTGGGCGGGCCGGCCATCAAGCAGTGTGCCGATTGCAACTGGTGCTACGAGCGCCGCTACATGGACCTGGAAGACTGGCTGGAGCCTGAGTGGGCCAACTACAGGGTGACCCTATGA
- a CDS encoding kinase yields MIITRTPYRISFFGGGTDYPAWYTAHGGAVLSTAIDKYCYISCRHLPPFFEHRFRIAYSRIENVMHPREIEHPAVRAVLQYLGCEDGLEIHVDGDLPARSGMGSSSSFTVGLLHAVKALQGQPIAREALARLAQHVEQQVIGESVGSQDQIAAAVGGFNRIDFLRGEGGFTVTPAEVPRPRLEALQAHLMLFFTGFSRIAAKIAQSKIDNLGKRLDELTRLHAMVDEALAILQGPGSLEAFGELLHCSWLLKKNLSSQVSNQDIDHLYTIARSSGAIGGKLLGAGGGGFMLLFVRPERQAQVRESLRDLVHVPFRFEQSGSQLMRYQPSPT; encoded by the coding sequence GTGATCATTACCCGCACGCCTTATCGTATTTCGTTCTTTGGCGGCGGCACGGATTATCCCGCCTGGTACACAGCCCATGGCGGCGCGGTACTGTCCACCGCCATCGACAAGTATTGCTATATCAGCTGCCGCCACTTGCCGCCGTTCTTCGAACATCGCTTCCGAATTGCCTATTCACGGATCGAGAACGTGATGCACCCCCGCGAGATCGAACACCCCGCGGTGCGCGCGGTCTTGCAGTACCTGGGCTGCGAGGACGGGCTGGAAATCCATGTCGACGGCGACCTGCCGGCCCGTTCGGGCATGGGTTCCAGTTCCTCCTTCACCGTCGGCCTGCTGCATGCAGTGAAGGCATTGCAGGGCCAACCTATCGCCCGTGAAGCACTGGCCAGGCTGGCCCAGCATGTGGAGCAACAGGTCATCGGCGAGAGCGTCGGGTCGCAGGACCAGATCGCCGCCGCGGTCGGCGGCTTCAACCGTATCGACTTCCTGCGCGGCGAAGGCGGCTTCACCGTCACCCCGGCCGAAGTGCCAAGGCCCCGTCTCGAAGCGCTGCAAGCACATCTGATGCTGTTCTTCACCGGCTTTTCCAGGATCGCGGCCAAGATTGCCCAGTCGAAGATCGACAACCTGGGCAAGCGTCTCGATGAGCTGACCCGCCTCCATGCCATGGTCGACGAGGCACTCGCCATCCTCCAGGGCCCAGGGTCGCTGGAGGCCTTCGGCGAGTTGCTGCACTGCAGCTGGCTGCTCAAGAAGAACCTGTCCAGCCAGGTCAGCAATCAAGACATCGACCACCTCTACACCATCGCCCGCTCGTCCGGTGCCATTGGCGGCAAGCTGCTGGGGGCCGGCGGTGGCGGTTTCATGCTGTTGTTCGTCAGGCCCGAGCGGCAAGCCCAGGTCCGCGAAAGCCTGCGCGACCTTGTCCATGTGCCTTTTCGCTTCGAGCAGTCCGGCAGCCAGTTGATGCGCTACCAGCCCAGCCCCACCTGA
- the gspG gene encoding type II secretion system major pseudopilin GspG — MQRSIHTQRGFTLLELLVVLVVLGLLAGIVAPKYFSQLGRSEAKVARAQIEGLGKALDLYRLEVGHYPSSEQGLQALVVAPSGEARWSGPYLQKAVPQDPWGRAYLYRQPGENGGEYDLLSMGKDGQPGGDGENAEITSWQ; from the coding sequence ATGCAGCGCAGCATTCACACCCAACGTGGTTTCACCCTGCTCGAACTGCTGGTGGTGCTGGTGGTGCTCGGCCTGTTGGCCGGCATCGTCGCGCCCAAGTACTTCAGCCAGCTCGGCCGCTCCGAAGCCAAGGTGGCGCGGGCGCAGATCGAAGGCCTGGGCAAAGCCCTGGACCTCTACCGCCTCGAAGTCGGCCACTACCCCAGCAGCGAACAGGGCCTGCAGGCCCTGGTGGTCGCGCCCAGCGGCGAGGCGCGTTGGTCCGGCCCCTACCTGCAGAAAGCCGTGCCCCAGGACCCGTGGGGCCGCGCCTACCTCTACCGACAACCGGGCGAGAACGGCGGCGAATACGACCTGCTGTCGATGGGCAAGGACGGCCAGCCCGGCGGCGACGGGGAAAACGCCGAGATCACCAGTTGGCAGTGA
- a CDS encoding sensor domain-containing diguanylate cyclase: MPLSLPTLMLVAVFIFALMGSLTLHAWRRCAGDPSLGYLGAMLLTCTLGVSLNALRGLGLDYLALVLGNIVLLVGAGLGWTAMRVFGGRTAHWPLVFAGAVLWWLFSLWPGFYATLGLRVQAYSLLTLFYTGLCMRELYRPRVRLPVSYTPALILTGLHGAVYFARLLIDDGAALDQAIADQGRHPGFFAFILFESMLFAIGISYVTLAMVRERAEVQLRTAAYSDPLTGIGNRRAFMEHGTHLLHDCAAQRVPVALLLCDLDHFKRINDQYGHPKGDQVLLAFAEEARRHLRQGDLFARIGGEEFACLLPGGDEAAAEHVARRICAAFAALPLLEPGALGVSIGIASQPAQQCDLSRLLSMADHALYQAKQQGRSRALQYAG; the protein is encoded by the coding sequence GTGCCGCTTAGCCTGCCGACCCTGATGCTGGTCGCCGTGTTCATCTTCGCCCTGATGGGCAGCCTGACCCTGCACGCCTGGCGCCGCTGCGCCGGCGACCCGAGCCTGGGCTACCTGGGGGCGATGCTGCTGACCTGCACTCTCGGCGTCAGCCTGAACGCCCTGCGCGGCCTGGGGCTGGACTACCTGGCGCTGGTGCTGGGCAACATCGTCCTGCTGGTCGGCGCAGGCCTGGGCTGGACCGCCATGCGCGTGTTCGGCGGGCGCACCGCACATTGGCCGCTGGTGTTCGCCGGCGCCGTGCTCTGGTGGCTGTTCAGCCTGTGGCCGGGCTTTTACGCCACCCTTGGCCTGCGGGTGCAGGCCTACTCGCTACTGACCCTGTTCTACACCGGCCTGTGCATGCGCGAACTGTACCGCCCACGGGTCCGCCTGCCGGTGTCGTACACCCCGGCGCTGATCCTGACCGGGCTGCATGGCGCGGTGTATTTCGCGCGCCTGCTGATCGACGATGGCGCCGCCCTGGACCAGGCCATCGCCGACCAGGGCAGGCACCCAGGCTTCTTCGCCTTCATCCTGTTCGAATCGATGCTGTTCGCCATCGGTATCTCCTACGTCACCTTGGCCATGGTCCGTGAACGTGCCGAAGTGCAATTGCGCACCGCCGCCTACAGCGACCCACTGACGGGTATCGGCAACCGCAGGGCGTTCATGGAGCACGGCACCCACCTGCTGCACGACTGCGCAGCGCAACGGGTGCCGGTGGCCTTGCTGCTGTGCGACCTGGATCATTTCAAGCGCATCAATGACCAATACGGTCACCCCAAGGGCGACCAGGTGTTGCTGGCGTTCGCCGAGGAAGCCCGTCGCCACCTGCGCCAGGGCGACTTGTTCGCGCGGATTGGCGGCGAAGAGTTCGCCTGCCTGCTGCCGGGTGGCGACGAAGCGGCGGCCGAACACGTTGCGCGGCGGATCTGCGCGGCATTCGCCGCCTTGCCACTGCTGGAGCCCGGTGCGCTGGGCGTGAGCATCGGCATTGCCAGCCAACCCGCGCAGCAAT
- a CDS encoding class I SAM-dependent methyltransferase, with amino-acid sequence MNLRDMTLDPPWLANFYDPALFDASAGDADSANTIAWYREQLRGPARQVLDIGCGTGRLALPLLEDGHRVHGVDISEAMLGYLAAKAGALAPQVRARLSWAHGSVLDEPLRETFDALVAADDFVTHFDRDQLQRFMAIAHAALRPGGQLLTDMRERAAARLAAAAAPFPKPMQSHGLSGGIASEQGQLHVAMMGWEEYDPESRWLVSHQLYSFIDSQGREARRDWKTIRQRNHSNAELVEAAQRAGFAVERIIGRDLDGVPGEQGGFFQLVRP; translated from the coding sequence ATGAACCTTCGCGACATGACCCTCGACCCACCCTGGCTGGCGAACTTCTACGACCCGGCCTTGTTCGATGCCAGCGCCGGGGACGCCGACTCCGCCAACACCATCGCCTGGTACCGCGAGCAACTGCGTGGGCCCGCGCGCCAGGTGCTGGACATCGGTTGCGGCACCGGGCGCCTGGCCCTGCCGCTGCTGGAGGATGGCCACCGGGTGCACGGGGTGGATATCAGCGAGGCGATGCTGGGCTACCTGGCGGCCAAGGCTGGGGCCCTCGCGCCACAGGTCAGGGCCCGTTTGAGCTGGGCTCACGGCAGCGTGCTTGATGAACCCCTGCGGGAGACTTTCGACGCCCTGGTGGCCGCCGATGATTTCGTGACCCATTTCGACCGCGACCAGTTGCAGCGCTTCATGGCGATCGCCCATGCCGCGCTGCGCCCCGGCGGCCAGTTGCTGACTGATATGCGCGAACGCGCGGCGGCCCGCCTTGCGGCGGCTGCAGCACCATTCCCCAAGCCGATGCAGAGCCACGGCCTGTCAGGAGGCATCGCCAGTGAGCAGGGGCAGTTGCATGTGGCGATGATGGGGTGGGAGGAATACGACCCCGAAAGCCGCTGGCTGGTCAGCCACCAGCTGTACAGTTTCATCGATAGCCAGGGGCGCGAAGCGCGGCGTGACTGGAAGACCATTCGCCAGCGCAACCACAGCAATGCCGAACTGGTCGAAGCCGCGCAGCGGGCGGGTTTCGCGGTCGAGCGCATCATCGGGCGCGACCTTGATGGCGTGCCGGGCGAACAGGGCGGGTTCTTTCAGTTGGTACGCCCATGA
- a CDS encoding CoA transferase subunit A, protein MAGLDKRVATYEEALAGLTDDMTVLAGGFGLCGIPENLIAEIKRRGVKGLTVVSNNCGVDGFGLGVLLEERQIRKMVASYVGENAEFERQLLSGELEVELTPQGTLAEKMRAGGAGIPAFYTATGYGTPVAEGKEVREFKGRKYILEESITGDFAIVKGWKADHYGNVVYRNTAQNFNPLAATAGKITVVEVEEIVEPGVLLPSEIHTPGIYVDRIIVGTFEKRIEKRTVKA, encoded by the coding sequence ATGGCCGGACTGGACAAGCGTGTAGCAACTTATGAAGAGGCCCTGGCAGGCCTGACCGACGACATGACGGTACTGGCCGGCGGCTTCGGCTTGTGCGGCATCCCCGAGAACCTCATCGCCGAGATCAAGCGCCGTGGCGTCAAGGGCCTGACCGTGGTTTCCAACAACTGCGGCGTCGACGGCTTCGGCCTGGGCGTGCTGCTCGAGGAGCGGCAAATCCGCAAGATGGTCGCCTCGTACGTGGGCGAGAACGCCGAGTTCGAGCGCCAACTGCTCAGCGGCGAGCTGGAAGTGGAGCTGACCCCGCAAGGCACCCTGGCCGAGAAGATGCGCGCCGGCGGTGCCGGCATCCCGGCCTTCTACACCGCCACCGGCTACGGCACCCCGGTCGCCGAAGGCAAGGAAGTGCGCGAGTTCAAGGGCCGCAAGTACATCCTCGAAGAGTCGATCACCGGCGACTTCGCCATCGTCAAGGGCTGGAAGGCCGACCACTACGGCAACGTGGTGTACCGCAACACCGCGCAGAACTTCAACCCGCTGGCCGCCACCGCCGGCAAGATCACCGTGGTCGAGGTCGAGGAAATCGTCGAGCCCGGCGTGCTGCTGCCCAGCGAGATCCACACCCCGGGTATCTACGTCGACCGGATCATCGTCGGCACCTTCGAGAAGCGCATCGAGAAGCGCACCGTCAAGGCCTGA
- a CDS encoding type II secretion system F family protein yields MRFRLKALGSQGVVQLHVEAEDSEQARRQAQDQGLRVLSVRGQGLRLPALPWRQAAAFDLVLFSQELATLLNAGLPLIDALESLAEKASAGTPRKTLELLVRQLYEGRSLSQALARQPQVFPSLYVALVQSSERTGALGDALARYIGYRQRLDLVRQKLVGASVYPLLLLLVGGGVVLFLLGYVVPRFSLVFEGMGTELPWLSRVLMQIGLFLHAQQLPLGLGALGGIAMLVALRRHPGVRRWASRQSRRIPALHRRLMMYELARFYRSLGILLQGGIPILTALGMARGLLGSAAADGLEHASRRVTEGLPLSDALETGQLVTPVALRLLRAGEQSGNLGEMLERCADFHDQEIGRWVEWFVKLFEPLLMTFIGLLIGLIVILMYMPIFELASSIH; encoded by the coding sequence ATGCGTTTTCGACTCAAGGCCCTGGGCAGCCAGGGCGTGGTGCAGCTGCACGTGGAAGCTGAAGACAGCGAGCAGGCCCGACGCCAGGCCCAGGACCAGGGCTTGCGCGTGCTCAGCGTGCGCGGCCAGGGGCTGCGCTTGCCCGCCCTACCCTGGCGCCAGGCCGCCGCCTTCGACCTGGTGCTGTTCAGCCAGGAGCTGGCCACCCTGCTCAATGCCGGCCTGCCCCTGATCGACGCCCTGGAAAGCCTGGCCGAAAAGGCCAGCGCCGGTACCCCGCGCAAGACCCTCGAGCTGCTGGTGCGCCAGCTCTACGAAGGCCGCTCGCTGTCCCAGGCCCTGGCCCGGCAACCGCAGGTCTTTCCCAGCCTCTACGTGGCCCTGGTGCAATCGAGCGAGCGCACGGGTGCGCTGGGGGATGCCCTGGCCCGCTACATCGGCTATCGCCAGCGCCTGGACCTGGTACGGCAGAAACTGGTCGGCGCCTCGGTCTACCCCCTGCTGCTGTTGCTGGTGGGCGGCGGCGTGGTGCTGTTCCTGCTGGGCTACGTGGTGCCGCGCTTCAGCCTGGTATTCGAGGGCATGGGCACCGAGCTGCCCTGGCTGTCGCGGGTGCTGATGCAGATCGGCTTGTTCCTGCATGCCCAGCAACTGCCCCTGGGCCTCGGCGCCCTCGGTGGCATCGCGATGCTGGTCGCCCTGCGCCGCCATCCCGGCGTGCGCCGCTGGGCCAGCCGCCAGTCGCGACGGATCCCGGCCCTGCACCGGCGCCTGATGATGTATGAGTTGGCGCGTTTCTATCGGTCGCTGGGGATCCTGCTGCAGGGTGGCATCCCGATTCTCACCGCCCTGGGCATGGCCCGCGGGCTGCTCGGCAGCGCCGCAGCCGATGGCCTGGAGCATGCCAGCCGCCGTGTCACCGAAGGCCTGCCACTGTCCGACGCGCTGGAAACCGGGCAACTGGTGACGCCAGTGGCCTTGCGCCTGCTGCGTGCGGGTGAGCAATCGGGCAACCTGGGCGAGATGCTGGAACGTTGCGCGGACTTCCACGACCAGGAGATCGGCCGTTGGGTGGAGTGGTTCGTCAAACTGTTCGAACCGCTGCTGATGACCTTCATCGGCCTGCTGATCGGGCTGATCGTGATCCTGATGTACATGCCGATCTTCGAACTGGCCTCAAGTATCCACTGA
- a CDS encoding nucleotidyltransferase family protein, protein MSIRTAVVLAGGLGTRLRSVVSDVPKPMAPVAGRPFLEYLFDYWIDQGIERFVLSVGYRHEAIVEHFGERYRGATLHYAREPQPLGTGGGLLMALEHLTEADENFLLLNGDTWFTLDLATLQQYAEQHRADCCLALYRNGEPRRYTGITLDDSGHVLAFAHTRADAEAWVNGGVYWMRRACLEYLAHRAGQAASLEEQLLPQWLDSGLNVLGFEASGRFIDIGVPHDYQRAGALINASR, encoded by the coding sequence ATGTCCATACGTACCGCGGTGGTTCTGGCCGGTGGCCTGGGCACACGCTTGCGCAGCGTGGTCAGCGATGTACCCAAGCCGATGGCGCCCGTCGCCGGGCGACCGTTCCTGGAGTATCTGTTCGACTACTGGATCGACCAGGGCATCGAGCGCTTCGTGCTCTCGGTTGGCTACCGCCACGAAGCGATCGTCGAGCACTTCGGTGAACGCTACCGGGGTGCCACGCTGCACTATGCGAGGGAGCCGCAGCCCCTGGGCACAGGTGGCGGGTTGCTGATGGCGCTCGAACACCTGACGGAGGCCGACGAGAATTTCCTGCTGCTCAATGGCGACACCTGGTTCACCCTGGACCTGGCCACGCTGCAGCAGTATGCCGAGCAGCACCGCGCCGACTGCTGCCTGGCGCTCTATCGCAATGGGGAACCCCGGCGGTATACGGGCATTACCCTTGACGACAGTGGCCATGTCCTGGCCTTTGCCCATACCCGTGCCGATGCTGAGGCCTGGGTCAATGGCGGGGTCTACTGGATGCGCCGTGCGTGCCTGGAGTACCTCGCCCATCGGGCCGGGCAGGCGGCTTCATTGGAGGAACAGCTGCTGCCGCAGTGGCTGGACAGCGGGTTGAACGTGCTGGGGTTCGAGGCGTCGGGGCGGTTTATCGATATCGGGGTGCCCCATGATTATCAGCGGGCGGGTGCGTTGATCAATGCGTCGCGTTAG
- a CDS encoding aldo/keto reductase, giving the protein MRYVNLAGSRVPAIGQGTWYMGEDPGHRAAEVAALQQGIELGLSLIDTAEMYAEGGAEQVVGQAIAGRRDQVFLVSKVYPHNASRRGVPEACERSLKRLGTDCIDLYLLHWRGQYPLEETVEAFERLVEQGKIRRWGVSNFDLDDLRELDNPACATNQVLYNPAERGIEFDLLPWGRERQMPTMAYCPLAQAGRLLRHPVLGEIAKRHGATPAQVSLAWVTRDDGVIAIPKAVKPEHVRLNAASAALVLDDADLRAIDQAFAPPTRKQRLAML; this is encoded by the coding sequence ATGCGTTACGTGAATCTGGCGGGCTCCCGCGTGCCGGCCATCGGCCAGGGCACTTGGTACATGGGCGAGGACCCGGGCCACAGGGCCGCCGAAGTGGCGGCGCTGCAACAGGGCATCGAGCTGGGCCTGAGCCTGATCGACACCGCCGAGATGTATGCCGAGGGCGGTGCCGAGCAGGTGGTTGGCCAGGCCATCGCCGGGCGCCGCGACCAGGTGTTCCTGGTCAGCAAGGTGTATCCGCACAACGCCAGCCGGCGCGGCGTGCCCGAAGCCTGTGAGCGCAGCCTCAAGCGCCTTGGCACCGACTGTATCGACCTGTACCTGCTGCACTGGCGCGGACAGTACCCGCTTGAAGAGACAGTGGAAGCTTTCGAGCGCCTGGTCGAGCAGGGCAAGATTCGCCGCTGGGGCGTGTCCAACTTCGACCTCGATGACCTGCGCGAACTGGACAACCCGGCATGCGCCACCAACCAGGTGCTGTACAACCCGGCCGAGCGCGGCATCGAGTTCGACCTGCTGCCATGGGGCCGAGAGCGGCAGATGCCGACCATGGCCTACTGCCCCTTGGCCCAGGCCGGGCGCTTGCTGCGCCACCCGGTGTTGGGGGAAATCGCCAAGCGCCATGGGGCGACACCGGCGCAGGTCAGCCTGGCGTGGGTGACGCGTGACGATGGGGTGATCGCCATTCCCAAGGCGGTGAAACCCGAGCATGTGCGGTTGAACGCGGCGTCCGCGGCGCTGGTGCTGGACGACGCGGACCTGCGGGCAATCGACCAGGCGTTCGCGCCGCCAACGCGCAAGCAGCGCCTGGCGATGCTCTGA
- a CDS encoding CoA transferase subunit B encodes MALTREQMAQRVARELKDGYYVNLGIGIPTLVANYVPADMDVMLQSENGLLGMGEFPTESTIDADMINAGKQTVTARRGASIFDSAQSFAMIRGGHVDLTVLGAFEVDVEGNIASWMIPGKLVKGMGGAMDLVAGADNIIVTMTHASKDGESKLLPRCSLPLTGAGCIRKVLTDLAYLEIENGAFILRETAPGVSVEEIIEKTAGKLIVPDDVKEMTF; translated from the coding sequence ATGGCATTGACCCGCGAACAAATGGCCCAACGCGTCGCCCGTGAACTGAAGGACGGCTACTACGTCAACCTCGGTATCGGCATCCCCACCCTGGTGGCCAACTACGTCCCCGCCGACATGGACGTGATGCTGCAATCGGAGAACGGCCTGCTGGGCATGGGCGAGTTCCCCACCGAAAGCACGATCGACGCCGACATGATCAACGCCGGCAAGCAGACCGTCACCGCCCGCCGCGGCGCGTCGATCTTCGACTCGGCGCAGTCCTTCGCGATGATCCGCGGCGGCCACGTCGACCTCACCGTGCTGGGGGCCTTCGAGGTGGACGTGGAGGGCAACATCGCCTCGTGGATGATCCCCGGCAAGTTGGTCAAGGGCATGGGCGGCGCCATGGACCTGGTGGCCGGCGCCGACAACATCATCGTCACCATGACCCACGCTTCGAAGGACGGAGAATCCAAGCTGCTGCCACGCTGCAGCCTGCCGCTGACCGGAGCCGGCTGCATTCGCAAGGTGCTGACCGACCTGGCTTACCTGGAGATCGAGAACGGCGCGTTCATCCTGCGCGAGACCGCGCCGGGGGTGAGTGTCGAGGAAATCATCGAGAAGACTGCCGGCAAGCTGATCGTGCCGGATGATGTGAAGGAGATGACGTTCTGA